A genome region from Arachis duranensis cultivar V14167 chromosome 6, aradu.V14167.gnm2.J7QH, whole genome shotgun sequence includes the following:
- the LOC107492635 gene encoding zeatin O-glucosyltransferase (The sequence of the model RefSeq protein was modified relative to this genomic sequence to represent the inferred CDS: added 109 bases not found in genome assembly), whose protein sequence is MASSSYQTSPTATNYNSTTKAHHQAQKAHHHHDHDIVVVVVPFPAQGHLNQLLHLSRIILSYNIPVHFVGTPIHNRQALTRLHGWEWDPRSMLNFHDFKVPPFPSPPPDPNALRQTHSNFPSHLLPSFQTAAMHLRDPVRSLLSSISSVARRVVVIHDSLMASVVQDAVHLSNCESYTFHSVSAFTMFFYFWNVMGTPMLQSSIASHIPQVPSLEGCFTTQFVDFISSQYEFHKFSSGTIYNTTRAIEGPYMDLIERMVSYKTHWALGPFNPLIPSSTRNNNKHPCMDWLDEQEDNSVLYVSFGTTTAFKEEQIMELAIGLERSKQKFLWVLRDADKGDVFKEDGKREVKVPKGFEERVKGMGMVVRDWAPQLEILGHRATGGFMSHCGWNSCMESITMGVPIATWPMHSDQPRNRVLVTEVLRIGLVVKDWSHRDEVVAASAVEDAVRRLMATEEGEAMRERAMKLMNAIHKSKDEGGVSRVEIDSFIAHITR, encoded by the coding sequence tggtggtggtggttccaTTCCCGGCCCAAGGGCACCTCAACCAACTCCTCCACCTCTCACGCATCATCCTCTCCTACAACATCCCGGTCCACTTCGTCGGAACTCCAATCCACAACCGCCAAGCCCTCACGCGCCTCCATGGATGGGAGTGGGACCCACGCTCCATGCTCAACTTCCATGACTTCAAGGTCCCTCCTTTTCCCTCTCCTCCGCCTGATCCCAATGCACTCCGTCAAACCCATTCAAACTTCCCCTCACACCTCCTCCCTTCATTCCAAACCGCCGCCATGCACCTCCGCGACCCAGTTCGATCTTTGTTGTCTTCCATCTCCTCCGTCGCCAGAAGAGTCGTCGTGATCCACGACTCCCTCATGGCCTCCGTCGTCCAAGACGCTGTACACTTATCGAACTGTGAAAGCTACACTTTCCACAGCGTCTCCGCCTTCACCATGTTCTTCTACTTCTGGAACGTTATGGGAACACCCATGCTCCAATCTTCCATAGCCTCTCACATACCTCAAGTTCCTTCTCTTGAAGGTTGCTTCACTACCCAGTTCGTTGATTTCATAAGTTCCCAATACGAGTTCCATAAGTTCAGCAGTGGAACCATTTACAACACTACCAGAGCCATTGAAGGTCCTTACATGGACCTCATAGAGCGTATGGTTAGTTACAAGACTCACTGGGCTTTGGGACCCTTCAACCCTTTGATACCTTCGTCTACAAGGAACAATAACAAGCACCCTTGCATGGATTGGCTTGATGAACAAGAAGATAATTCAGTGCTGTATGTTTCGTTTGGAACAACAACCGCATTCAAAGAGGAACAGATCATGGAGCTGGCAATTGGGTTGGAACGAAGCAAGCAGAAGTTTCTTTGGGTTCTAAGAGATGCAGACAAAGGAGACGTGTTCAAAGAAGATGGAAAGAGAGAGGTGAAGGTTCCAAAGGGGTTCGAAGAACGAGTGAAAGGGATGGGAATGGTGGTTAGGGATTGGGCGCCACAGTTGGAAATATTAGGGCACCGTGCAACGGGTGGGTTTATGAGTCATTGTGGTTGGAATTCGTGCATGGAGAGCATAACAATGGGGGTGCCAATTGCCACGTGGCCTATGCATTCGGATCAACCCAGGAACAGGGTGCTGGTGACGGAGGTGCTTAGGATTGGGCTGGTGGTGAAGGATTGGAGCCACAGGGATGAGGTGGTGGCTGCTTCGGCGGTGGAAGATGCGGTGAGGAGGTTGATGGCGACGGAAGAGGGAGAAGCAATGAGAGAGAGAGCCATGAAGCTGATGAATGCGATCCACAAGTCCAAAGATGAAGGTGGTGTTTCTCGTGTCGAAATTGACTCTTTCATTGCTCATATAACTAGATGA
- the LOC107492634 gene encoding transcription initiation factor IIB: MSDAFCSDCKRQTEVVFDHSAGDTVCSECGLVLESHSIDETSEWRTFANESGDNDPVRVGGPTNPLLADGGLSTVIAKPNGASGELFSSSLGRWQNRGSNPDRGLILAFKTIATMSDRLGLVATIKDRANEIYKRVEDQKSSRGRNQDALLAACLYIACRQEDKPRTVKGTTYDFFNIWMLKEYIVKQLGLEKGQSVEMGTIHAGDFMRRFCSNLGMNNQAVKAAQEAVQRSEEFDIRRSPISIAAAVIYIITQLSDDKKALKEISLATGVAEGTIRNSYKDLYPHVSKIIPNWYAKEEDLKNLCSP; this comes from the exons ATGTCTGATGCGTTTTGCTCCGACTGCAAGCGGCAGACGGAGGTGGTTTTCGACCACTCCGCCGGCGACACCGTCTGCTCCGAGTGCGGTCTCGTTCTCGAGTCCCACTCCATTGACGAGACCTCGGAGTGGAGGACCTTTGCTAACGAGTCCGGGGATAACGATCCGGTTCGTGTCGGCGGGCCCACTAACCCGCTCCTTGCCGACGGTGGCCTTAGCACTGTCATCGCCAAGCCCAACGGCGCCAGCGGCGAGTTGTTCTCGTCTTCCCTTGGCCGCTGGCAGAACCGTGGCTCTAATCCTGATCGCGGTCTCATCCTCGCTTTCAAGACAATCGCCACTATGTCCGATAG GTTGGGACTCGTCGCAACCATCAAG gatCGAGCTAATGAGATATACAAGCGGGTTGAAGATCAGAAGTCTAGTAGAGGAAGAAATCAGGATGCATTATTGGCTGCTTGCCTCTACATTGCTTGTAGACAGGAGGACAAGCCACGCACTGTAAAGGGTACCACCTATGATTTTTTTAACATCTGGATGCTAAAAGAATACATAGTGAAACAACTGGGTTTGGAGAAAGGTCAATCTGTGGAGATGGGAACAATACATGCTGGTGACTTTAtg AGGCGATTTTGTTCTAATCTTGGTATGAATAATCAAGCTGTCAAAGCTGCTCAAGAAGCTGTTCAGAGATCAGAAGAGTTTGATATACG GCGGAGTCCCATATCAATTGCTGCAGCAGTGATATACATCATAACTCAGCTGTCAGATGATAAAAAAGCTCTCAAAG AAATATCATTAGCCACAGGAGTTGCAGAAGGAACCATTAGGAACTCGTACAAGGATCTTTATCCTCATGTTTCAAAAATAATACCAAACTGGTATGCAAAGGAGGAAGATTTGAAGAACCTTTGCAGCCCTTGA